From one Conyzicola nivalis genomic stretch:
- a CDS encoding citrate synthase, whose product MAPGTEKATLHFPGGTAEFPVIRGVDGRDSIDISTFMKQTGFTTLDQGFVNTASTKSAITYIDGDAGILRYRGYPIEAVAKNSTYLEVAWLLIYGEIPSESELSAFDDRIRRHTLLHEDLRRFFDALPHNAHPMSVLSSAVSALSTYYEGSLSVKDPEQIEMSIVRLLAKLPVIAAYAHKKSLGQAFLYPDNSLSFVDNFLKLNFGTMAEPYEVNPVLSKALDRLLILHEDHEQNASTSTVRLVGSTEANIFASVSAGINALYGPLHGGANEAVLKMLREIKESGDGVSKFVDRVKNKEEGVRLMGFGHRVYKNFDPRATLVKESADEVLEALGVQDDLLDIAKELEAVALADDYFAERKLYPNVDFYTGVIYKAMGFPPRMFTPLFAIGRLPGWIAHWREMNLDPATKIGRPQQLYIGEPERTWPER is encoded by the coding sequence ATGGCGCCAGGTACAGAGAAGGCCACGCTGCATTTTCCGGGGGGAACAGCGGAGTTCCCGGTCATTCGCGGCGTTGACGGCCGCGACAGCATTGATATCTCCACTTTTATGAAGCAGACGGGGTTCACCACCCTGGATCAGGGCTTCGTGAACACCGCCTCGACGAAGAGTGCGATCACCTACATCGACGGCGACGCGGGCATCCTGCGCTACCGCGGGTATCCGATCGAGGCCGTCGCGAAGAACTCCACCTACCTCGAGGTGGCGTGGCTGCTCATCTACGGTGAGATCCCGTCGGAGTCCGAGCTCTCGGCTTTCGACGATCGCATCCGCCGGCACACGCTGCTGCACGAAGACCTCCGCCGGTTCTTCGACGCTCTTCCGCACAACGCCCACCCGATGTCGGTGCTGTCGAGCGCGGTCTCCGCGCTCTCCACCTACTACGAGGGCTCGCTCAGCGTGAAGGACCCCGAGCAGATCGAGATGTCGATCGTCCGCCTGCTCGCCAAGCTCCCGGTGATCGCGGCCTACGCGCACAAGAAGAGCCTCGGCCAGGCGTTCCTCTACCCCGACAACTCGCTGAGCTTTGTCGACAACTTCCTCAAGCTCAACTTCGGCACGATGGCCGAGCCGTACGAGGTGAACCCGGTTCTCTCCAAGGCCCTCGACCGGCTGCTCATCCTGCACGAAGACCACGAGCAGAACGCGTCGACCTCGACCGTGCGTCTCGTCGGCAGCACCGAGGCCAACATCTTCGCCTCGGTCTCGGCCGGCATCAACGCCCTCTACGGACCGCTCCACGGCGGCGCCAACGAGGCCGTGCTCAAGATGCTGCGCGAGATCAAGGAATCGGGCGACGGCGTCTCGAAGTTCGTCGACCGCGTGAAGAACAAGGAAGAGGGCGTGCGCCTGATGGGCTTCGGCCACCGGGTGTACAAGAACTTCGACCCGCGCGCGACCCTCGTCAAGGAGAGCGCCGACGAGGTGCTCGAGGCCCTCGGGGTGCAGGACGACCTGCTCGACATCGCCAAGGAACTCGAGGCCGTCGCGCTCGCCGACGACTACTTCGCCGAGCGCAAGCTTTACCCCAACGTCGACTTCTACACCGGGGTCATCTACAAGGCAATGGGCTTCCCGCCGCGTATGTTCACGCCGCTGTTCGCGATCGGACGCCTCCCCGGCTGGATCGCCCACTGGCGCGAGATGAACCTCGACCCGGCCACGAAGATCGGGCGCCCGCAGCAGCTGTACATCGGCGAGCCCGAGCGCACCTGGCCCGAGCGCTAG
- the dapD gene encoding 2,3,4,5-tetrahydropyridine-2,6-dicarboxylate N-succinyltransferase yields the protein MTSRAAWGYGLATIAADSTVLDTWFPTPVLGEFPAGVDPYIAPAELEPLLGPDERRNVHVDFQTVQIDLDAAPASTPDAYLRLHLLSHLLVAPNTINLDGIFGYLPIVAWTTAGPMHPDDFTRLRPVLQRAGISAHGIDKFPRLLDYVVPARVRIADASRVRLGAHLAPGTTVMHEGFVNFNAGTLGTSMVEGRISQGVVVGDGSDIGGGASIMGTLSGGGTQRVTIGERALLGANSGIGISIGDDSVVEAGLYVTAGTKVLVVAPKGSDAEPVAAQRTVKAAELSGVPGLLFRRNSLTGAVEVLARSGTGIELNSALHA from the coding sequence ATGACTTCTCGCGCCGCCTGGGGCTACGGCCTCGCCACGATCGCCGCCGACTCGACCGTGCTCGACACCTGGTTCCCGACGCCGGTTCTCGGCGAGTTCCCGGCGGGCGTCGACCCGTACATCGCGCCGGCCGAGCTCGAGCCGCTGCTCGGACCGGACGAGCGCAGGAACGTGCACGTCGACTTCCAGACGGTGCAGATCGATCTGGATGCCGCGCCGGCGTCGACCCCCGACGCCTACCTGCGCCTGCACCTGCTCAGCCACCTGCTCGTGGCCCCCAACACGATCAACCTCGACGGCATCTTCGGGTACCTTCCCATCGTGGCGTGGACCACCGCGGGACCGATGCACCCCGACGACTTCACCCGTCTGCGTCCCGTGCTGCAGCGCGCCGGCATCTCGGCGCACGGCATCGACAAGTTCCCGCGCCTGCTCGACTACGTCGTGCCCGCCCGCGTGCGCATCGCCGACGCGTCGCGGGTGCGCTTGGGCGCCCACCTCGCCCCCGGCACGACCGTGATGCACGAGGGCTTCGTGAACTTCAACGCCGGCACGCTCGGCACCTCGATGGTCGAGGGACGCATCTCGCAGGGCGTCGTGGTCGGCGACGGCTCCGACATCGGCGGAGGCGCCTCGATCATGGGCACGCTCTCGGGCGGCGGAACGCAGCGCGTCACGATCGGCGAACGCGCGCTGCTCGGCGCCAACTCGGGCATCGGCATCTCGATCGGCGACGACTCGGTGGTCGAGGCTGGGCTGTACGTCACCGCCGGCACCAAGGTGCTCGTCGTGGCCCCCAAGGGTTCGGACGCCGAGCCCGTCGCTGCGCAGCGCACCGTGAAGGCTGCCGAGCTCAGCGGCGTGCCCGGGCTGCTGTTCCGCCGCAATTCGCTCACCGGCGCGGTCGAGGTGCTGGCCCGCTCGGGCACCGGCATCGAGCTGAACTCGGCGCTGCACGCCTAG
- the dapE gene encoding succinyl-diaminopimelate desuccinylase has product MPVADTTLPVLDLSQTSIDITRQLCDIESVSGNEGPITEAILVALAGAEHLEVLRDGDVVIARTNLGRDKRVVIAGHTDTVPLNDNLPTRYETEDGVEYLWGRGTVDMKSGVAVQLKLAVELTEPAVDITWLWYDHEEVSADLNGLKRLADNRPDLLQGDFAILGEPTRSEIEGGCNGNARIEVRTFGLRAHSARAWVGHNAIHDLSPILDTLAAYVPREVEVDGLVYREGLNAVGITGGVAGNVIPDAAMVHINYRFAPSRSGEEAIAHLRELFEGYDVTVVDLAEGARPGLDAPLAQDLLAAVGGEAKPKYGWTDVARFSALGMPAVNYGPGDPLKAHADDERVAVDQITACEQGLRAWLMTG; this is encoded by the coding sequence ATGCCCGTCGCCGACACCACGCTGCCCGTTCTCGACCTCAGCCAGACCTCGATCGACATCACCCGCCAGTTGTGCGACATCGAGTCGGTGTCGGGCAACGAGGGGCCGATCACCGAGGCGATCCTCGTCGCGCTGGCCGGTGCGGAGCACCTCGAGGTGCTGCGCGACGGCGACGTCGTGATCGCCCGCACCAACCTCGGCCGCGACAAGCGCGTCGTGATCGCCGGCCACACCGACACGGTCCCGCTGAACGACAACCTCCCGACCCGCTACGAGACCGAAGACGGGGTCGAGTACCTCTGGGGCCGCGGCACCGTCGACATGAAGTCGGGTGTCGCCGTGCAGCTCAAGCTCGCCGTCGAACTCACCGAGCCCGCCGTCGACATCACCTGGCTCTGGTACGACCACGAGGAGGTCTCCGCCGACCTCAACGGTCTCAAGCGCCTCGCCGACAACCGCCCCGACCTCCTGCAGGGCGACTTCGCGATCCTCGGAGAGCCGACGCGCTCGGAGATAGAGGGCGGATGCAACGGCAACGCCCGAATCGAGGTGCGCACCTTCGGCCTCCGCGCGCACTCCGCGCGGGCCTGGGTCGGTCACAATGCCATCCACGACCTGTCCCCGATTCTCGACACCCTCGCCGCCTACGTTCCCCGCGAGGTGGAGGTCGACGGGCTCGTCTACCGTGAGGGGCTGAACGCCGTCGGCATCACCGGTGGTGTCGCCGGAAACGTCATTCCCGACGCCGCGATGGTGCACATCAACTACCGGTTCGCGCCGAGCCGCTCGGGCGAGGAGGCCATCGCCCACCTGCGCGAACTCTTCGAGGGTTACGACGTGACGGTCGTCGACCTCGCCGAGGGCGCCCGTCCGGGGCTCGACGCCCCGCTCGCCCAGGACCTCCTCGCGGCCGTCGGCGGCGAGGCCAAGCCCAAGTACGGCTGGACCGACGTCGCCCGCTTCTCGGCGCTCGGTATGCCCGCCGTGAACTACGGACCCGGCGACCCGCTCAAAGCGCACGCCGACGACGAACGCGTCGCGGTCGACCAGATCACCGCGTGCGAGCAGGGGTTGCGCGCATGGCTCATGACGGGCTGA